One genomic region from Augochlora pura isolate Apur16 chromosome 7, APUR_v2.2.1, whole genome shotgun sequence encodes:
- the Ube2g1 gene encoding ubiquitin-conjugating enzyme E2G 1: MSEPQSALLLRKQLAELNKNPVEGFSAGLIDDNDIYQWEVLIIGPPDTLYEGGFFKAHLEFPKEYPLRPPRMKFITEIWHPNIEKNGNVCISILHEPGDDKWGYEKASERWLPVHTVETILISVISMLADPNDESPANVDAAKEWRESYTEFKRKVARCVRKSQEECL; the protein is encoded by the exons ATGTCAGAGCCACAGTCCGCGCTTCTACTACGAAAACAATTAGCAG AACTAAATAAAAACCCAGTAGAAGGGTTTTCAGCAGGCCTCATAGATGACAATGACATATATCAGTGGGAAGTACTCATTATTGGTCCACCAGATACATTATA TGAAGGTGGATTCTTCAAAGCACACTTAGAATTTCCAAAAGAGTATCCACTTAGGCCACCcagaatgaaatttataacagaaatatgGCATCCAAACA TCGAGAAGAATGGTAACGTCTGCATATCGATTTTACATGAACCTGGAGATGACAAGTGGGGCTATGAAAAAGCTTCGGAACGGTGGTTACCAGTTCACACAGTTGAGACTATTCTCATAAGTGTTATTAGCATGCTTGCAGATCCTAATGATGAAAGTCCTGCTAATGTGGATGCTGCC AAAGAATGGAGGGAAAGTTATACAGAATTCAAGAGAAAGGTGGCAAGGTGTGTCAGAAAAAGCCAAGAGGAGTGTTTGTAG
- the LOC144472119 gene encoding ovarian-specific serine/threonine-protein kinase Lok — MNDENIVLTLPDTQNADSVCLTQSQSQDLSQEKTMTIWGRLCPIKLPFKTMELIKDVYTLGRSESCDICITKSDLKPKWVSVMSKVHFKITREYIDNNSNDAVIYLEDLSQNGTFVNKQKVGRGNKVVLESNDIISLAQPIVTVYVFMSTGAFETNDLPPELKTRYAVSRKLGSGACGEVKLVFSKVGCKKFAMKTILKMGNMTNGSKNLLNNPEKIMNEVKILKALKHPCIIRMEDIVDTPKAVYIVLELMEGGELFERIKSRGRLTEKSAKLIFYQVVLAVSYLHDSGITHRDLKPENILLASHSDITLAKVSDFGLSKLVDAQTMMKTFCGTPMYVAPEILSNIGRGSYTNQVDVWSLGVILYACLSGSVPFNCHNTKMSLQEQIKKGCYSFPATKFGHVSNKAIELIQRMMTVNPKKRITIKQVLLHPWLQDRDLRNSADMLLSGEDNENMAPPSVSNSCQYKNEQYRSLAKRPRLET; from the exons atgaacgatgaaaatattgttttaacattACCTGATACTCAAAATGCGGACTCGGTATGTTTAACCCAGTCTCAATCTCAAGATTTATCGCAGGAAAAAACTATGACTATCTGGGGAAGACTATGCCCCATTAAGTTACCGTTTAAAACAATGG AATTAATCAAGGATGTATACACACTTGGTCGATCAGAAAGCTGTGACATTTGTATAACTAAAAGCGATTTAAAACCAAAATGGGTTAGTGTGATGAGCAAAGTACACTTTAAGATAACCAGAGaatatattgacaataattcCAATGATGCTGTAATATATCTAGAAGATTTAAGTCAAAATGgtacttttgttaataaacaaaaagtaGGCCGTGGAAATAAAGTTGTACTTGAAAGTAACGATATTATATCGTTAGCACAACCTATTGTTACTG TATATGTGTTCATGAGTACTGGTGCATTTGAAACCAATGACTTGCCTCCAGAGCTCAAAACCAGATATGCTGTGTCCCGCAAATTAGGGTCTGGAGCATGTGGAGAGGTAAAATTGGTTTTCTCAAAGGTTGGATGTAAAAAGTTTGCAATGAagactattttaaaaatgggTAACATGACAAATGgatcaaagaatttattaaataatccagaaaaaattatgaatgaggtcaaaatattgaaagctcTAAAACAT cCTTGTATAATTAGAATGGAAGACATTGTAGATACCCCAAAGGCAGTGTATATAGTTTTAGAGTTAATGGAGGGTGGTGAATTGTTCGAAAGGATTAAGAGCAGGGGAAGGTTGACAGAAAAGAgtgcaaaattaatattttatcaagttGTACTTGCTGTTAGTTACCTTCATGACTCTGGTATAACACATAGAGATCTGAAG ccaGAAAACATATTGTTAGCTAGCCATTCAGATATTACATTAGCTAAAGTATCAGATTTTGGTTTATCCAAATTAGTTGATGCACAAACCATGATGAAAACTTTTTGTGGTACTCCCATGTATGTTGCTCCagaaatattatctaatattgGACGTGGTTCATATACGAATCaa GTGGATGTATGGAGTTTAGGAGTAATATTATATGCTTGTTTAAGTGGTTCAGTTCCCTTTAATTGTCACAATACAAAAATGAGTTTacaagaacaaataaaaaagggATGCTACAGCTTTCCTGCTACAAAATTCGGTCATGTTAGCAATAAAGCTATAGAACTG ATTCAACGTATGATGACAGTCAATCCAAAAAAAAGGATCACTATAAAACAAGTTTTGTTGCATCCCTGGTTACAGGATCGTGACCTAAGAAATTCTGCAGACATGTTATTATCTGGAGAAGATAATGAGAACATGGCACCACCAAGTGTTTCGAACAGTTGCCAATATAAGAATGAGCAATATCGAAGCCTAGCAAAACGACCACGGTTGGAGACATAA